The following proteins are encoded in a genomic region of Ornithodoros turicata isolate Travis chromosome 6, ASM3712646v1, whole genome shotgun sequence:
- the LOC135398902 gene encoding S-adenosylhomocysteine hydrolase-like protein 1 isoform X1 — protein MPVKMATPRSSPSAIRFNDLIDLSDDEPKGRGSKDKELKDQQAEVQGQELKEQEEKAQGQELKVQESKVQCPKEQEPKDQVPKAQVRDQRSKVLQKPSTDTVALITSYECDSSYTDTSSDDEGVSPREKVQKNSKGFTDFCVKNISQAAFGRREIEIAEQEMPGIMALRKRAEQDKPLQGAKIVGCTHINAQTAVLIETLVSLGASVRWAPCNIYSTQNEVAAALAEVDISVFAWKGETEDDFWWCIDRCVHADNWQPNMILDDGGDATHLMLKKYPAMFKMIKGIVEESVTGVHRLYQLSKSGKLTVPAMNVNDSVTKTKFDNLYSCRESILDALKRSTDVMFGGKQVLVSGYGEVGKGCCSALKGMGAIVYVTEIDPICALQACMDGFRVVKINEVVRNIDILITATGNKNVVLREHMDKMKNSCIVCNMGHSNTEIDVQSLRTPELTWERVRSQVDHIIWPDGKRIVLLAEGRLVNLSCSSIPSFVVSITAATQALALIELYNAPPGRYKSDVYLLPKKMDEYVASLHLPTFDAHLTELTDEQAKYMGLNKAGPFKPNYYRY, from the exons ATGCCGGTCAAAATGGCTACACCGCGTTCGAGTCCGTCTGCTATTCGATTTAACGACCTGATTGACTTGTCTGATGATGAACCGAAAGGTCGAGGGTCGAAAGATAAAGAACTGAAAGACCAGCAAGCGGAGGTTCAAGGTCAAGAACTGAAAGAGCAAGAAGAGAAAGCTCAGGGTCAAGAACTGAAAGTCCAGGAATCCAAGGTTCAATGTCCGAAGGAACAGGAACCGAAAGATCAAGTGCCGAAAGCTCAAGTTAGAGATCAACGGTCAAAGGTTCTACAGAAGCCGTCCACAGATACTGTTGCGCTTATTACCAGCTACGAGTGTGACT CTTCCTATACAGACACCAGCTCTGACGATGAAGGTGTTTCGCCACGGGAGAAAGTGCAAAAGAACTCTAAAGGATTCACCGACTTCTGCGTCAAGAATATCAGCCAGGCAGCTTTCGGTCGTCGGGAGATCGAAATCGCAGAGCAGG AAATGCCGGGAATCATGGCGCTCCGCAAACGTGCGGAGCAGGACAAACCGCTGCAGGGCGCCAAAATCGTCGGCTGCACGCACATCAACGCACAAACTGCC GTGCTGATCGAGACTCTCGTCAGCCTTGGAGCCAGCGTCAGGTGGGCACCGTGCAATATCTACTCCACCCAGAATGAAGTTGCAGCTGCTCTTGCTGAAGTTG ACATATCTGTTTTTGCCTGGAAGGGGGAGACTGAGGACGACTTCTGGTGGTGCATAGACAGATGTGTCCATGCAGACAATTGGCAGCCAAACATG ATCCTGGATGACGGTGGTGATGCCACTCACCTGATGCTGAAGAAATATCCTGCCATGTTCAAAATGATCAAGGGTATCGTTGAGGAAAGTGTGACTGGTGTACACCGTCTCTACCAACTGTCCAAGTCCGGCAAGCTCACCGTTCCGGCCATGAATGTCAACGACTCCGTCACCAAG ACAAAGTTCGACAACTTGTACAGCTGCCGAGAATCCATCCTGGACGC GCTCAAAAGATCGACAGACGTCATGTTTGGCGGCAAGCAAGTCCTCGTAAGCGGGTACGGAGAAGTGGGCAAGGGATGCTGCTCCGCCCTCAAGGGCATGGGAGCGATCGTGTACGTCACTGAAATTGATCCCATCTGTGCCTTGCAGGCCTG CATGGACGGCTTTCGCGTCGTCAAAATCAACGAAGTTGTTCGCAACATCGACATTCTTATCACTGCCACTG GAAATAAGAACGTAGTACTGCGAGAGCACATGGACAAGATGAAAAATAGTTGTATCGTGTGCAACATGGGCCACTCCAATACAGAGATTGATGTG CAAAGCCTTCGTACCCCCGAACTGACCTGGGAGAGGGTGCGTTCCCAAGTAGACCACATAATCTGGCCAGATGGAAAGCGAATTGTTCTGCTTGCTGAA GGGCGTTTAGTAAACTTGAGCTGCTCCAGTATTCCTTCTTTCGTGGTGTCGATCACTGCAGCAACTCAAGCTTTGGCTCTAATTGAGCTCTACAACGCCCCTCCTGGTCGTTACAAGAGCGACGTGTATCTGCTGCCAAAAAAGATGG ACGAATATGTTGCCAGCTTGCACCTGCCGACCTTCGACGCTCACCTGACTGAACTGACTGACGAACAGGCAAAGTATATGGGCTTGAACAAAGCAGGGCCCTTTAAGCCAAACTACTACAG GTATTAA
- the LOC135398902 gene encoding adenosylhomocysteinase-like 1 isoform X7, with the protein MPSRRCVTFDEWIKQDNGKYAVLQEALVADDDQSSYTDTSSDDEGVSPREKVQKNSKGFTDFCVKNISQAAFGRREIEIAEQEMPGIMALRKRAEQDKPLQGAKIVGCTHINAQTAVLIETLVSLGASVRWAPCNIYSTQNEVAAALAEVDISVFAWKGETEDDFWWCIDRCVHADNWQPNMILDDGGDATHLMLKKYPAMFKMIKGIVEESVTGVHRLYQLSKSGKLTVPAMNVNDSVTKTKFDNLYSCRESILDALKRSTDVMFGGKQVLVSGYGEVGKGCCSALKGMGAIVYVTEIDPICALQACMDGFRVVKINEVVRNIDILITATGNKNVVLREHMDKMKNSCIVCNMGHSNTEIDVQSLRTPELTWERVRSQVDHIIWPDGKRIVLLAEGRLVNLSCSSIPSFVVSITAATQALALIELYNAPPGRYKSDVYLLPKKMDEYVASLHLPTFDAHLTELTDEQAKYMGLNKAGPFKPNYYRY; encoded by the exons CTTCCTATACAGACACCAGCTCTGACGATGAAGGTGTTTCGCCACGGGAGAAAGTGCAAAAGAACTCTAAAGGATTCACCGACTTCTGCGTCAAGAATATCAGCCAGGCAGCTTTCGGTCGTCGGGAGATCGAAATCGCAGAGCAGG AAATGCCGGGAATCATGGCGCTCCGCAAACGTGCGGAGCAGGACAAACCGCTGCAGGGCGCCAAAATCGTCGGCTGCACGCACATCAACGCACAAACTGCC GTGCTGATCGAGACTCTCGTCAGCCTTGGAGCCAGCGTCAGGTGGGCACCGTGCAATATCTACTCCACCCAGAATGAAGTTGCAGCTGCTCTTGCTGAAGTTG ACATATCTGTTTTTGCCTGGAAGGGGGAGACTGAGGACGACTTCTGGTGGTGCATAGACAGATGTGTCCATGCAGACAATTGGCAGCCAAACATG ATCCTGGATGACGGTGGTGATGCCACTCACCTGATGCTGAAGAAATATCCTGCCATGTTCAAAATGATCAAGGGTATCGTTGAGGAAAGTGTGACTGGTGTACACCGTCTCTACCAACTGTCCAAGTCCGGCAAGCTCACCGTTCCGGCCATGAATGTCAACGACTCCGTCACCAAG ACAAAGTTCGACAACTTGTACAGCTGCCGAGAATCCATCCTGGACGC GCTCAAAAGATCGACAGACGTCATGTTTGGCGGCAAGCAAGTCCTCGTAAGCGGGTACGGAGAAGTGGGCAAGGGATGCTGCTCCGCCCTCAAGGGCATGGGAGCGATCGTGTACGTCACTGAAATTGATCCCATCTGTGCCTTGCAGGCCTG CATGGACGGCTTTCGCGTCGTCAAAATCAACGAAGTTGTTCGCAACATCGACATTCTTATCACTGCCACTG GAAATAAGAACGTAGTACTGCGAGAGCACATGGACAAGATGAAAAATAGTTGTATCGTGTGCAACATGGGCCACTCCAATACAGAGATTGATGTG CAAAGCCTTCGTACCCCCGAACTGACCTGGGAGAGGGTGCGTTCCCAAGTAGACCACATAATCTGGCCAGATGGAAAGCGAATTGTTCTGCTTGCTGAA GGGCGTTTAGTAAACTTGAGCTGCTCCAGTATTCCTTCTTTCGTGGTGTCGATCACTGCAGCAACTCAAGCTTTGGCTCTAATTGAGCTCTACAACGCCCCTCCTGGTCGTTACAAGAGCGACGTGTATCTGCTGCCAAAAAAGATGG ACGAATATGTTGCCAGCTTGCACCTGCCGACCTTCGACGCTCACCTGACTGAACTGACTGACGAACAGGCAAAGTATATGGGCTTGAACAAAGCAGGGCCCTTTAAGCCAAACTACTACAG GTATTAA
- the LOC135398902 gene encoding adenosylhomocysteinase-like 1 isoform X8 yields the protein MWVFQWIKQDNGKYAVLQEALVADDDQSSYTDTSSDDEGVSPREKVQKNSKGFTDFCVKNISQAAFGRREIEIAEQEMPGIMALRKRAEQDKPLQGAKIVGCTHINAQTAVLIETLVSLGASVRWAPCNIYSTQNEVAAALAEVDISVFAWKGETEDDFWWCIDRCVHADNWQPNMILDDGGDATHLMLKKYPAMFKMIKGIVEESVTGVHRLYQLSKSGKLTVPAMNVNDSVTKTKFDNLYSCRESILDALKRSTDVMFGGKQVLVSGYGEVGKGCCSALKGMGAIVYVTEIDPICALQACMDGFRVVKINEVVRNIDILITATGNKNVVLREHMDKMKNSCIVCNMGHSNTEIDVQSLRTPELTWERVRSQVDHIIWPDGKRIVLLAEGRLVNLSCSSIPSFVVSITAATQALALIELYNAPPGRYKSDVYLLPKKMDEYVASLHLPTFDAHLTELTDEQAKYMGLNKAGPFKPNYYRY from the exons CTTCCTATACAGACACCAGCTCTGACGATGAAGGTGTTTCGCCACGGGAGAAAGTGCAAAAGAACTCTAAAGGATTCACCGACTTCTGCGTCAAGAATATCAGCCAGGCAGCTTTCGGTCGTCGGGAGATCGAAATCGCAGAGCAGG AAATGCCGGGAATCATGGCGCTCCGCAAACGTGCGGAGCAGGACAAACCGCTGCAGGGCGCCAAAATCGTCGGCTGCACGCACATCAACGCACAAACTGCC GTGCTGATCGAGACTCTCGTCAGCCTTGGAGCCAGCGTCAGGTGGGCACCGTGCAATATCTACTCCACCCAGAATGAAGTTGCAGCTGCTCTTGCTGAAGTTG ACATATCTGTTTTTGCCTGGAAGGGGGAGACTGAGGACGACTTCTGGTGGTGCATAGACAGATGTGTCCATGCAGACAATTGGCAGCCAAACATG ATCCTGGATGACGGTGGTGATGCCACTCACCTGATGCTGAAGAAATATCCTGCCATGTTCAAAATGATCAAGGGTATCGTTGAGGAAAGTGTGACTGGTGTACACCGTCTCTACCAACTGTCCAAGTCCGGCAAGCTCACCGTTCCGGCCATGAATGTCAACGACTCCGTCACCAAG ACAAAGTTCGACAACTTGTACAGCTGCCGAGAATCCATCCTGGACGC GCTCAAAAGATCGACAGACGTCATGTTTGGCGGCAAGCAAGTCCTCGTAAGCGGGTACGGAGAAGTGGGCAAGGGATGCTGCTCCGCCCTCAAGGGCATGGGAGCGATCGTGTACGTCACTGAAATTGATCCCATCTGTGCCTTGCAGGCCTG CATGGACGGCTTTCGCGTCGTCAAAATCAACGAAGTTGTTCGCAACATCGACATTCTTATCACTGCCACTG GAAATAAGAACGTAGTACTGCGAGAGCACATGGACAAGATGAAAAATAGTTGTATCGTGTGCAACATGGGCCACTCCAATACAGAGATTGATGTG CAAAGCCTTCGTACCCCCGAACTGACCTGGGAGAGGGTGCGTTCCCAAGTAGACCACATAATCTGGCCAGATGGAAAGCGAATTGTTCTGCTTGCTGAA GGGCGTTTAGTAAACTTGAGCTGCTCCAGTATTCCTTCTTTCGTGGTGTCGATCACTGCAGCAACTCAAGCTTTGGCTCTAATTGAGCTCTACAACGCCCCTCCTGGTCGTTACAAGAGCGACGTGTATCTGCTGCCAAAAAAGATGG ACGAATATGTTGCCAGCTTGCACCTGCCGACCTTCGACGCTCACCTGACTGAACTGACTGACGAACAGGCAAAGTATATGGGCTTGAACAAAGCAGGGCCCTTTAAGCCAAACTACTACAG GTATTAA
- the LOC135398902 gene encoding adenosylhomocysteinase-like 1 isoform X5: MNGEPPDMMSSKARLEFPAFKDRTRRRMSLPVGRYLDNRRSSAVSTCSSSSYTDTSSDDEGVSPREKVQKNSKGFTDFCVKNISQAAFGRREIEIAEQEMPGIMALRKRAEQDKPLQGAKIVGCTHINAQTAVLIETLVSLGASVRWAPCNIYSTQNEVAAALAEVDISVFAWKGETEDDFWWCIDRCVHADNWQPNMILDDGGDATHLMLKKYPAMFKMIKGIVEESVTGVHRLYQLSKSGKLTVPAMNVNDSVTKTKFDNLYSCRESILDALKRSTDVMFGGKQVLVSGYGEVGKGCCSALKGMGAIVYVTEIDPICALQACMDGFRVVKINEVVRNIDILITATGNKNVVLREHMDKMKNSCIVCNMGHSNTEIDVQSLRTPELTWERVRSQVDHIIWPDGKRIVLLAEGRLVNLSCSSIPSFVVSITAATQALALIELYNAPPGRYKSDVYLLPKKMDEYVASLHLPTFDAHLTELTDEQAKYMGLNKAGPFKPNYYRY; encoded by the exons CTTCCTATACAGACACCAGCTCTGACGATGAAGGTGTTTCGCCACGGGAGAAAGTGCAAAAGAACTCTAAAGGATTCACCGACTTCTGCGTCAAGAATATCAGCCAGGCAGCTTTCGGTCGTCGGGAGATCGAAATCGCAGAGCAGG AAATGCCGGGAATCATGGCGCTCCGCAAACGTGCGGAGCAGGACAAACCGCTGCAGGGCGCCAAAATCGTCGGCTGCACGCACATCAACGCACAAACTGCC GTGCTGATCGAGACTCTCGTCAGCCTTGGAGCCAGCGTCAGGTGGGCACCGTGCAATATCTACTCCACCCAGAATGAAGTTGCAGCTGCTCTTGCTGAAGTTG ACATATCTGTTTTTGCCTGGAAGGGGGAGACTGAGGACGACTTCTGGTGGTGCATAGACAGATGTGTCCATGCAGACAATTGGCAGCCAAACATG ATCCTGGATGACGGTGGTGATGCCACTCACCTGATGCTGAAGAAATATCCTGCCATGTTCAAAATGATCAAGGGTATCGTTGAGGAAAGTGTGACTGGTGTACACCGTCTCTACCAACTGTCCAAGTCCGGCAAGCTCACCGTTCCGGCCATGAATGTCAACGACTCCGTCACCAAG ACAAAGTTCGACAACTTGTACAGCTGCCGAGAATCCATCCTGGACGC GCTCAAAAGATCGACAGACGTCATGTTTGGCGGCAAGCAAGTCCTCGTAAGCGGGTACGGAGAAGTGGGCAAGGGATGCTGCTCCGCCCTCAAGGGCATGGGAGCGATCGTGTACGTCACTGAAATTGATCCCATCTGTGCCTTGCAGGCCTG CATGGACGGCTTTCGCGTCGTCAAAATCAACGAAGTTGTTCGCAACATCGACATTCTTATCACTGCCACTG GAAATAAGAACGTAGTACTGCGAGAGCACATGGACAAGATGAAAAATAGTTGTATCGTGTGCAACATGGGCCACTCCAATACAGAGATTGATGTG CAAAGCCTTCGTACCCCCGAACTGACCTGGGAGAGGGTGCGTTCCCAAGTAGACCACATAATCTGGCCAGATGGAAAGCGAATTGTTCTGCTTGCTGAA GGGCGTTTAGTAAACTTGAGCTGCTCCAGTATTCCTTCTTTCGTGGTGTCGATCACTGCAGCAACTCAAGCTTTGGCTCTAATTGAGCTCTACAACGCCCCTCCTGGTCGTTACAAGAGCGACGTGTATCTGCTGCCAAAAAAGATGG ACGAATATGTTGCCAGCTTGCACCTGCCGACCTTCGACGCTCACCTGACTGAACTGACTGACGAACAGGCAAAGTATATGGGCTTGAACAAAGCAGGGCCCTTTAAGCCAAACTACTACAG GTATTAA
- the LOC135398902 gene encoding adenosylhomocysteinase-like 1 isoform X6, translated as MAAVVDGMEHDSPPSAPQRRKDWCRSFTKRSFAKSASYTDTSSDDEGVSPREKVQKNSKGFTDFCVKNISQAAFGRREIEIAEQEMPGIMALRKRAEQDKPLQGAKIVGCTHINAQTAVLIETLVSLGASVRWAPCNIYSTQNEVAAALAEVDISVFAWKGETEDDFWWCIDRCVHADNWQPNMILDDGGDATHLMLKKYPAMFKMIKGIVEESVTGVHRLYQLSKSGKLTVPAMNVNDSVTKTKFDNLYSCRESILDALKRSTDVMFGGKQVLVSGYGEVGKGCCSALKGMGAIVYVTEIDPICALQACMDGFRVVKINEVVRNIDILITATGNKNVVLREHMDKMKNSCIVCNMGHSNTEIDVQSLRTPELTWERVRSQVDHIIWPDGKRIVLLAEGRLVNLSCSSIPSFVVSITAATQALALIELYNAPPGRYKSDVYLLPKKMDEYVASLHLPTFDAHLTELTDEQAKYMGLNKAGPFKPNYYRY; from the exons CTTCCTATACAGACACCAGCTCTGACGATGAAGGTGTTTCGCCACGGGAGAAAGTGCAAAAGAACTCTAAAGGATTCACCGACTTCTGCGTCAAGAATATCAGCCAGGCAGCTTTCGGTCGTCGGGAGATCGAAATCGCAGAGCAGG AAATGCCGGGAATCATGGCGCTCCGCAAACGTGCGGAGCAGGACAAACCGCTGCAGGGCGCCAAAATCGTCGGCTGCACGCACATCAACGCACAAACTGCC GTGCTGATCGAGACTCTCGTCAGCCTTGGAGCCAGCGTCAGGTGGGCACCGTGCAATATCTACTCCACCCAGAATGAAGTTGCAGCTGCTCTTGCTGAAGTTG ACATATCTGTTTTTGCCTGGAAGGGGGAGACTGAGGACGACTTCTGGTGGTGCATAGACAGATGTGTCCATGCAGACAATTGGCAGCCAAACATG ATCCTGGATGACGGTGGTGATGCCACTCACCTGATGCTGAAGAAATATCCTGCCATGTTCAAAATGATCAAGGGTATCGTTGAGGAAAGTGTGACTGGTGTACACCGTCTCTACCAACTGTCCAAGTCCGGCAAGCTCACCGTTCCGGCCATGAATGTCAACGACTCCGTCACCAAG ACAAAGTTCGACAACTTGTACAGCTGCCGAGAATCCATCCTGGACGC GCTCAAAAGATCGACAGACGTCATGTTTGGCGGCAAGCAAGTCCTCGTAAGCGGGTACGGAGAAGTGGGCAAGGGATGCTGCTCCGCCCTCAAGGGCATGGGAGCGATCGTGTACGTCACTGAAATTGATCCCATCTGTGCCTTGCAGGCCTG CATGGACGGCTTTCGCGTCGTCAAAATCAACGAAGTTGTTCGCAACATCGACATTCTTATCACTGCCACTG GAAATAAGAACGTAGTACTGCGAGAGCACATGGACAAGATGAAAAATAGTTGTATCGTGTGCAACATGGGCCACTCCAATACAGAGATTGATGTG CAAAGCCTTCGTACCCCCGAACTGACCTGGGAGAGGGTGCGTTCCCAAGTAGACCACATAATCTGGCCAGATGGAAAGCGAATTGTTCTGCTTGCTGAA GGGCGTTTAGTAAACTTGAGCTGCTCCAGTATTCCTTCTTTCGTGGTGTCGATCACTGCAGCAACTCAAGCTTTGGCTCTAATTGAGCTCTACAACGCCCCTCCTGGTCGTTACAAGAGCGACGTGTATCTGCTGCCAAAAAAGATGG ACGAATATGTTGCCAGCTTGCACCTGCCGACCTTCGACGCTCACCTGACTGAACTGACTGACGAACAGGCAAAGTATATGGGCTTGAACAAAGCAGGGCCCTTTAAGCCAAACTACTACAG GTATTAA